The following proteins are encoded in a genomic region of Arachis stenosperma cultivar V10309 chromosome 4, arast.V10309.gnm1.PFL2, whole genome shotgun sequence:
- the LOC130976184 gene encoding stilbene synthase 1-like produces MVSASDIRKVQRAEGPATVLAIGTANPPNCVDQSTYADYYFRVTNSEHMTDLKKKFQRICERTQIKNRHMYLTEEILKENPNMCAYKAPSLDAREDMMIREVPRVGKEAATKAIKEWGQPMSKITHLIFCTTSGVALPGVDYELIVLLGLDPSVKRYMMYHQGCFAGGTVLRLAKDLAENNKDARVLIVCSENTSVTFRGPSETDMDSLVGQALFADGAAAIIIGSDPVPEVENPLFEIVSTDQQLVPNSHGAIGGLLREVGLTFYLNKSVPDIISQNINDALSKAFDPLGISDYNSIFWIAHPGGRAILDQVEEKVNLKPEKMKATRDVLSNYGNMSSACVFFIMDLMRKKSLEAGLKTTGEGLDWGVLFGFGPGLTIETVVLRSVAI; encoded by the exons ATGGTGTCTGCGAGTGACATCCGCAAGGTTCAAAGAGCAGAAGGCCCTGCAACCGTATTAGCGATTGGCACAGCAAATCCACCAAACTGTGTTGATCAGAGCACATATGCAGATTACTATTTTAGAGTAACCAATAGCGAGCACATGACCGACCTCAAGAAGAAATTTCAGCGCATTT GTGAGAGAACACAGATCAAGAACAGACATATGTATTTAACGGAAGAAATACTCAAGGAGAATCCTAACATGTGCGCTTACAAAGCACCGTCCTTGGATGCAAGGGAAGACATGATGATTAGGGAGGTACCAAGGGTTGGAAAAGAGGCTGCAACTAAGGCAATCAAGGAATGGGGTCAGCCAATGTCTAAGATCACACATTTGATCTTCTGCACCACCAGCGGTGTTGCGTTGCCTGGCGTTGATTACGAACTCATCGTACTCTTAGGGCTCGACCCAAGCGTCAAGAGGTACATGATGTACCACCAAGGCTGCTTCGCTGGCGGGACTGTCCTTCGTTTGGCTAAGGACTTGGCTGAAAACAACAAGGATGCTCGTGTGCTTATTGTTTGTTCTGAAAATACTTCAGTCACTTTTCGTGGTCCTAGTGAGACAGACATGGATAGTCTTGTAGGGCAAGCATTGTTTGCCGATGGAGCTGCTGCGATTATCATTGGTTCTGATCCTGTTCCAGAGGTTGAGAATCCTCTCTTTGAGATTGTTTCAACTGATCAACAACTTGTCCCTAACAGCCATGGAGCCATCGGTGGTCTCCTTCGTGAAGTTGGACTTACCTTCTATCTTAACAAGAGTGTTCCGGATATTATTTCACAAAATATCAATGATGCACTCAGTAAAGCTTTTGATCCACTAGGTATATCTGATTATAACTCAATATTTTGGATTGCACATCCTGGTGGACGTGCAATTTTGGACCAAGTTGAAGAGAAGGTGAACTTGAAGCCAGAGAAGATGAAAGCCACCAGAGATGTGCTTAGCAATTATGGTAACATGTCAAGTGCATGTGTGTTCTTCATTATGGATTTGATGAGAAAGAAGTCACTTGAAGCAGGACTTAAAACCACCGGAGAAGGACTTGATTGGGGTGTGCTTTTCGGTTTTGGTCCTGGTCTCACTATTGAAACTGTTGTTCTTCGCAGTGTAGCCATATGA
- the LOC130974646 gene encoding uric acid degradation bifunctional protein TTL-like, with product MEESEFLECCGSIKFAKEMASASPFSSLQHALDVASEVWFNKINIHSWLVALNAHTNISEKAPFYRESYDSASSTSMNSTLKEIYALSMQYFKKDSDWDTDVILMDLKMSVKNKPACEFHWACRKQFNIIERHIAKFFQKRGYVRSTTESPIIQTAVKDFDLNKKLYPIDDLDPIARDKARQFCEIWYPGEYYV from the exons ATGGAAGAAAGTGAGTTTCTTGAATGCTGTGGAAGCATCAAATTCGCTAAGGAAATGGCTTCTGCCTCTCCTTTCTCCTCGTTGCAACACGCACTCGATGTTGCCTCTGAGGTTTGGTTTAATAAGATCAATATCCATTCCTGGTTGGTGGCTCTCAATGCTCATACGAATATCTCTGAAAAAGCACCCTTCTATCGAGAATCCTACGATAGTGCTTCATCCACTAGTATGAATTCTACTCTTAAG GAGATATATGCATTGAGCATGCAGTACTTTAAGAAAGATTCTGATTGGGATACTGATGTTATACTAATGGATTtgaaa ATGAGTGTTAAAAACAAGCCGGCATGTGAGTTCCATTGGGCATGTCGAAAGCAATTCAATATCATAGAACGACATATTGCAAAGTTTTTTCAAAAGAGAGGATATGTTCGCTCTACAACTGAATCGCCAATAATCCAAACTGCTGTAAAAGACTTTGATCTGAACAAAAAGCTGTATCCTATAGATGATTTGGATCCTATTGCGCGTGACAAAGCTAGGCAATTTTGTGAAATATGGTATCCAGGAGAATACTATGtttga
- the LOC130974647 gene encoding uncharacterized protein LOC130974647: MIDKSWIHKSITSTEYKCGVEEFLEFAFARAAINGKIICPCIKCGFNNMGTRIEVLTHLLQKGFPEKYTSWYMHGETIVQPEEELLGHNHTEPVEKPPLHDMLTDVFGIDDINYEGDDDEPFASRTDSVPMPSENDTNEDSRRITELLKDGNRKLYPGCAKYTKLSFVVELYHIKVLCGATDKTFSMIVDLLNNAFSHANLPTSFYEAKKMIKLLGLGYEKIHACPNNCMLFWGKDNEKKNKCVVCNASRYKVEENTSSNTEVVETSQDQKKKIPAKVLRYFPLTPRLRRLYMSSKTARLMH; the protein is encoded by the coding sequence ATGATTGATAAGAGTTGGATTCATAAATCAATTACATCAACAGAGTATAAATGCGGGGTTGAAGAATTTTTAGAGTTTGCCTTTGCTAGAGCTGCTATAAATGGAAAAATTATATGTCCATGCATCAAATGTGGGTTCAACAATATGGGGACGAGAATTGAAGTATTAACTCATTTACTTCAAAAAGGATTTCCAGAAAAGTATACTTCTTGGTATATGCATGGAGAAACTATAGTCCAGCCGGAAGAAGAACTATTGGGTCATAATCATACAGAGCCTGTTGAAAAACCACCACTGCATGATATGTTGACTGATGTTTTCGGTATAGATGATATCAACTATGAAGGTGATGATGATGAGCCCTTTGCTTCGAGAACTGATTCCGTTCCAATGCCGTCGGAAAATGACACTAACGAGGATTCAAGAAGAATTACAGAGTTGCTAAAAGATGGAAATCGTAAATTATATCCTGGGTGCGCAAAATATACCAAGTTATCATTTGTTGTTGAGTTGTATCATATCAAGGTGTTGTGCGGTGCTACTGACAAGACATTCTCCATGATAGTCGATCTTCTGAACAATGCTTTTTCCCATGCTAACTTGCCCACTTCATTTTATGAAGCCAAAAAAATGATTAAATTGTTAGGTTTGGGATACgagaaaattcatgcatgtccAAATAACTGTATGCTCTTTTGGGGAAAAGacaatgagaaaaaaaataaatgtgtGGTCTGTAACGCATCTCGATATAAAGTTGAAGAGAACACCAGCAGCAATACGGAAGTTGTGGAAACAAGTCAagatcaaaagaaaaagataccAGCAAAGGTGTTGAGGTACTTTCCTCTTACTCCTAGGTTAAGAAGGTTATACATGTCCTCTAAGACAGCAAGACTAATGCACTGA